In Tripterygium wilfordii isolate XIE 37 chromosome 17, ASM1340144v1, whole genome shotgun sequence, the genomic window AAGCACAAATAAGGAGTATTTGGTAGCTGGAAAGGGCATTTGTCGCCCATCAATAGGAGAGGATAGGAATTGGATGATATTTGCAAGCCACTCAAGAAATGTATGGCAATCTTCTGTAATGAGTAGGACCCAGTTTGTCTGTAAAGGCTGATTACCTAGCTGCTTGAGCTGGGACCCACTTGTGGGTGTGAATGGAGAGAGAGATGCTAGTTTGTGGTTGTTGAGGCATCTGTTCTAAAGCAAACCTATCCATATTGTCATATACCCACCAAAAGTTGCAACTTAGATTTAGATTTAGGAATTGACTGTTTAGTTGGGAATTGGTATTGGGACCCATTCTTAGAAAAGAAGTTTGTATTAGCAGTTGTTTTAGGTTTTAGCATATTCGACATAAATGTCCAGCATATTCTGCGTCCTCTGGTGGATACAGTTTTTGTTGAAGAAAAAGATAATTCTCCTCATGCATTCATTTCACCAAACTCCTCCAGCTTCCAGAATCGAATACATCCCACCAAATCCCTCTTTTTTGGTAACTCGATTGAACTACAGGTGTTGaaaagcttcttcttttttttttcaatgagatCAAACAAATTTATAAGAGTAATTAATTCATATCAACTAccttgttttttctttattttttacccTTGGAAATGCTTACAAATTTTATGCATTTATAAACTTGAGGTTAGGTTCATTAAGAATGCTGTTTAATATTCATTAGAATATGAAACCGTCCTTGGGAATATCTGAAAAAATAAGATATGAAAGTGTATTTATTTgaaggggagaaaaaaaaacattagagGCAAAATGAATAGGTGACAGACTAACATGGGGCTCAATTGAATTGCAGCTCTGCAATCTATAGGTCACATATTCAATTTTTAGAAAACCAGTTTCACTATATCATAACAGTTATGTGACTCATTTATTGGAGGTGTGGTGACATTATAATAAGAATTCATTGAAAATCACACTCAATGCATAAACGCCACACATAACTAGGATGCTTTTGGCATGATACATTTAAGGATCTTGTGTGCACGGTGGTTGGAGTTTTGATTAGTCTTGTATCAAAGTTGGTTACATTTGAATTCAGATCGTGGTACCAGGAGAGTGAAGAAGGGAAGGAGTAGGACTACCAAACCAAACCTCTCcccttatttttttaaaatattttttgtaatgagcacCAAACCACTTTATTTACATGAATGCCTACTCCACCAACCGTTTGTGCAAGTGTTGGTGATTAAAGTTACATACCTACCTAACTCAGAGGTCCCACTTCTACCCAGAAAAACCAATAAAATAATTGCATCTTATTGAAATTGACCATCAAAATCGGAAGAAAAAACAGTGTGTGGAaatgcaaaattaaaaaaaaaaactcgaaaTACATACATCCATAATTAGGCTGATATGGGAAGACTCAATTTGTTTACTCTTCAAAAGACGTGGTAGGTGAGACTGAGACCCCCTTATGAGCTATGAGCGTCCGAAATGTACAAAATACCGAACTGAACACATGTTTCTTTCATCAATCTCTCCTCATTGGTCTCTTACCATTATatttacataaatatatttgtttttccttAGGCGCTCTTGGATCTTCATTAGTTTTTCGACTAGGAGCAGAGTTGGTTGGTGAAGCCCCCACTAAGTCTACCCAATCACCCCTTTTTCCTTTGAAGACActcatttgagagagagagacagaggtgGGAGGAGCCAAATTTTGTGTGTGTGAGGGAAAGAGCAGAAGACATGGCCCAAGTGAGCAAAATTTGCAATGGAGGTCAAAGTTCTCTACTTTTTCCTAATCTCTCGAACGCCCACAAGCCCAAATTGGCTGCTTCAGTTTCATTGAGATCGCCCTTCAAAGGGTTTTCAAGCTCTCGGGGTTTGAAGCACAATAAAGCGTCGGGTAATTGTGCGGTTAATGCTGTCAGGGCTGTTCCTCTTAGAGTCTCAGCTTCGGTTGCCACAGCAGAGAAGGCACCGGAAATTGTGTTACAACCAATCAAAGAAATATCCGGCACAGTCACTTTGCCCGGCTCCAAATCGCTATCTAATCGGGTTCTCCTTCTCGCTGCCCTTTCTGAGgtatttttctaaatttgtGTATATATGATTATGAATGTCTCTGTATGGTGTTGCTAACATGTTCTGGTGCTTGAAATGTGATTGGTATGGAGTTTTAGatttgtttggttgctgagaaagttTTGTCAAAGAAGACTTGGAATTGCCAGATTTTTTCCTAGTcttttgaattattttcttTGGTGGACCATACTTGAAGAGTTTGGCATGATGCGATTCTGAAGGGCTGTGCCAATAACTAAGGTGTAGATAGTTGTAAGGGCTGCATTGTATCTTTGCTCTGGTTTCTGACAGAATTGAGGTAGAAATTTGATTATGAAGGAATCAAGTATGAGGTTTGGGTTTAcagcttcatcatcatcatctgagcctttatcccaaaagtttaggGTTGGCtatatgagtctatgagaaaattaaCGGGAATCCACTTCTTGTATTCGTATAATTTCTATAttggatcatactttcatcaacttctattgaatccatatcatttcttactgtctttttaggtcttcatCTTCACTTCCTAATCTcccctatacaaattctcacgATTCTTGTAAGTGCCGCACATTTATCTCTACATTGTACATGCCCATACAATATTAAAACTGTTTTCCCGCAGCCTACTCCTACCTTAAATCCtttaaatctaataatctcatttcttattctATTAGATTAAGTATTTGTGCACCCTGTAagacattgattctttggaatatACAGCAAGAATTCGACTTTTCTTTTGTGAACTTTAGAATGAAAAATAGAATTTTTTAGCTCCTTTAAAGAGGGATTAGCTATGTGAAATAGGTAAAACAAATATTCAAGGGTCCAAAATCAATATAGAATATTGGCCATGAAGAATACGGTCGAAATTTGCATCCTTGAAAAGAGTTCTCGTTTGATGAACTCCaccatgaaatgaaaattaaaagaagTTAATGTATGTCTTTTGTTTGTTGTAACATATGTAGCATCAAGTGTATCCACTCTCTCATCAGAAATGCTGTAATAATAGTACAGAATTAGAAACATTATTTAGGTAATATGTGGTAGAATGTCTGCTTCCACTATGCTCCATGTTAGTTGAGAATACTCTGCATCTTTCTTTTCAACTTGCAAACTTTATCTACAGTTGTGATTGTACATGTACTTTTGGTGTGTTTTTCCAAAACGTGGTGCAAAAAATGTTAGGTTTGGAAGCCATACTGGGAAAGTGctattttgaattttcattaGATGACAAAATGCTGATGTGGTCACCAACTTAAAGATTACAAAAAATGCTTATTGTTAAGTCTAAGCTAAGCTAATTATATGTCTCGTGTGGAGAAGATACCTAGCGACATTATTTAAGCCAAATTTATAAAAGGTCCTTCATCCTTGACAAAATACATAAGACCATAGGAAAAGCATTTACCGCTCACTCTTTCCTTTTCCCATATAAGTTTATATGTATAGACTATAGTGGTTGCTTTTGCAGTAGTGGTTACTTACCTCTCAAAGTTCTCTGGTAATTTCCGAGTGAATGAATACTATTGGTATTCAAGGTTGGGTGTGCCCTGTAACTGAAATAAACTTTCAATTTTGACTAACTAATTGTGGACCTGTTTGTGCTTGCTAAGTGTGCACACTGCTATTCACTTTAGCATATAAGGATttaattatactttattttaagaATGCATTCTTACTTGTACTTTGTACTTTTGCTTTGACTCTGTTGTTCCACTTCTACTTGATTAGCTGCTTGATGTATGGTAATTGTTGTTATCATCTGTGGAGCAGGAAGAAACTGTTGTCAATAACATATTGAATAGTGAGGATGTTCACTATATGTTTGGAGCACTGAGAACGCTGGGGTTAAAGGTGGAGGAGGATATGACCACAAAACGAGCCATTGTGGGAGGATGTGGCGGTCAGTTTCCTGTCGGTAAAGAATTCACAAATGATGTTGAACTTTTCCTTGGAAATGCAGGGACGGCAATGCGTCCATTAACAGCTGCTGTTACAGCTGCTGGTGGAAAAGCAAGGTATGTAGCTTGCTCCTTCCTTGTGTTCTCTGTCCTTGTATTTTCCATTATTTATTCAATCTCCTTttgcttctttttattttgtttatgggGGTGGAGAGATTTGTTGGCTTTCTAACTCTGGTACCTTCTGAGTCCATTGGACTGCTAACCTTTTCCCTTCAAAATGACACTTTTTTATCCATTGTAATTCAGCTACATACTTGATGGTGTTCCCCGAATGAGAGAAAGACCAATCGGGGATTTGGTTGCTGGTCTTAAGCAGCTTGGAGCAGATGTTAGTTGTTCTTCTACAAACTGTCCCCCTGTTCTTGTAAATGGAAAAGGAGGCCTTCCAGGAGGAAAGGTGTTGTTTGCGTTATATTTGAATTTAATCATTTTCTGTTTCCTATATGGATAACTGGGTGGATTTTCTTCCTGTGGCCTCAAGTTAGGACATCTTTTTGTTGGTATCCAGAATTGCAATTCATATGATAACTGTTGGCTGTAACCTTTGTTTATAACCATGGGTGAACGCAATTAATAAGGTTGTGTCTTTAGCTTTGCTTATTTTTGGTATTTGAATATTGTGATCTGCCCTTCCCCTCTTTAATTGTTGCCATTGATTATCAATAAAAACTAACTTTATGACTAACTTTCTATCCCCTATTTTGGATTTCCCCACGAACACAAATAATTGAATTAAGCAGTAAGCAGCTAAAGATCGTTTGTGAatcataattaaataatgttTCTTGTGTCTAATTTACAGGTGAAGCTCTCTGGCGCTATTAGTAGTCAGTATTTGACTGCTTTGCTCATGGCAGCTCCTTTGGCTCTTGGAGATGTGGAAATTGAGATTATTGATAAACTAATTTCTATCCCCTATGTTGAGATGACTTTGAAGTTAATGGAACGCTTTGGAGTCTATGTAGAGCACAGTGGTAGCTGGGATCGTTTCTTAATCCGGGGTGGTCAAAAGTACAGGTAGGTGTTTCTGATGCATAGATCCTCCAATTTGTGAATTATTGTTATTCTGGAAGTGATACAATTATTTTTAATCAGGTCTTCTGGAAGTGCTTATGTTGAAGGTGATGCGTCAAGTGCCAGTTACTTTCTGGCTGGGGCAGCAGTCACTGGTGGGACTGTTACCGTGGAAGGTTGTGGAACAAGCAGTTTACAGGTATTCTTCTCACTTGCAATAGTATATTGCCACATAGATTTTATAtatccctatatattgtgaCTTTTTTACCAATACGCTAAATTCTCCCCAGAATAATAGAATAATAACATGCATTTTTGGTATATTAAGATGCAATGGTTTCCCTTGATACTAAATTTATGTTCAATCAACTTACGTTCCTTTTTATTGTTTCTCTATGGGGATCAGGGTGATGTAAAATTTGCTGAAGTTCTTGAGAAAATGGGTGCTAAAGTTACCTGGACAGAAAACAGCGTCACAGTCACTGGTCCATCACGAGATTCTTCAGGAAAAAAGCACTTGCGTGCAGTTGATGTCAATATGAACAAAATGCCGGATGTTGCTATGACTCTTGCTGTAGTTGCACTTTTTGCTGATGGTCCTACTTCCATAAGAGACGGTATGATTTGTCCTTCTACATTCGTAAAATTTGAAACATCTGTTAGTCATCGCATAAAATGGGTAAGGAAACTGAAGTGCACGCTTGTCACCTGTAGCCACAGATGTTGCAGGGCATGGAAAACACTCAACTAGTAATAACAATTTGTGGGGGTCCTTAATCCTTACTTATAGGACTGTGGCTTGTTGCTTCCCTTGGTTCAAAGCACAATTGTGGTTTAATCTTTCTGTATGAAAAAATCCCAGTTGTTTTGACGATTGTGGAACTTCTCTCGCGGTCACTACACTTCTTAGGTGCCAGTCGCACTTGCATAGATGATGAACTGGAGGGTGTTCTGCATTGTCTTTCTACAATAACCACATATAGATCTCTATGTTAATGGGAATCTTCATCCTGTGAAATTGATGCTTAAATAGAAAAGGATAGATCTTTCCATTAAAATACTCGAGTCTGAGGAATGGGTTTTGATATTCCTATTTCCCTGCTCACTGGAAAAAATACAGTACAGCTTGTGATCTAACTTTAATACTTTATTTCTTCTGCTATTTGCAGTGGCGAGTTGGAGAGTGAAAGAAACGGAGCGAATGATTGCAATTTGCACAGAACTTAGAAAGGTTAGTCTCTTGGTCTCTTGTTCCATTTTTACCTATTTAAAATTATGTATTTGAATCACTTTCTTCACTTTCTTATGCTGTATTTGACCTTATTGTCTCAGCTGGGAGCAAAAGTTGAAGAAGGACCGGATTACTGTGTGATCACGCCCCCTGAGAAACTGAATGTGACGGAAATTGACACCTACGATGATCACAGAATGGCGATGGCATTCTCTCTTGCTGCCTGTGGGGATGTTCCAGTTACCATTAAGGATCCTGGTTGCACTCGGAAAACGTTCCCCGACTACTTTGAAGTCCTTGAGAGATACACAAAGCACTAAACTCGGATGCACATAATCTATACATGTAGAGAAGGAGATAGACAGCTGAATATTGAGCTCTAGCAAAGGCATCTCCATTAAGGAAGCAACATGCCTTGTTTTCTAAATCCCCTTCAATCTTTGAGAATAAGTTATTGGCAAGTTGATATTATTGTATCAGGGTTGTAATTGTATTATAACTTTGACCAACCAAAACTGAAAACTGAGAAGACTATTGAAGAGTGAGTGTTTGTTTAAGCCGGTTTGGATCCAACTGAGTTGTCATTACCTGCTTCAATTAGTCGACATCCATGTGTGTTTTC contains:
- the LOC119982911 gene encoding 3-phosphoshikimate 1-carboxyvinyltransferase 2-like; this encodes MAQVSKICNGGQSSLLFPNLSNAHKPKLAASVSLRSPFKGFSSSRGLKHNKASGNCAVNAVRAVPLRVSASVATAEKAPEIVLQPIKEISGTVTLPGSKSLSNRVLLLAALSEEETVVNNILNSEDVHYMFGALRTLGLKVEEDMTTKRAIVGGCGGQFPVGKEFTNDVELFLGNAGTAMRPLTAAVTAAGGKASYILDGVPRMRERPIGDLVAGLKQLGADVSCSSTNCPPVLVNGKGGLPGGKVKLSGAISSQYLTALLMAAPLALGDVEIEIIDKLISIPYVEMTLKLMERFGVYVEHSGSWDRFLIRGGQKYRSSGSAYVEGDASSASYFLAGAAVTGGTVTVEGCGTSSLQGDVKFAEVLEKMGAKVTWTENSVTVTGPSRDSSGKKHLRAVDVNMNKMPDVAMTLAVVALFADGPTSIRDVASWRVKETERMIAICTELRKLGAKVEEGPDYCVITPPEKLNVTEIDTYDDHRMAMAFSLAACGDVPVTIKDPGCTRKTFPDYFEVLERYTKH